A part of Streptomyces sp. NBC_01235 genomic DNA contains:
- a CDS encoding metallopeptidase TldD-related protein, with product MSARSNKPHEVVERALELSRADGCVVIADEQSTANLRWAGNALTTNGVTRGRTLTVIATVDGKEGTASGVVSRAAVTADELEPLVRAAEAAARGAGPAEDAQPLVTGVAQSPEFTEAPAETSSVVFADFAPALGEAFARARAGGRELYGFANHELVSTYLGTSTGLRLRHDQPNGTLELNAKSPDRTRSAWAGRSTRDFKDVDPAALDAELAVRLGWAERRIELPAGRYETLLPPTAVADLMIYQLWSASGRDATEGRTVFSQPGGGTRLGERLTELPLTLRSDPNEPGLESAPFVIAHSSGGDQSVFDNGLPVRPTEWIGGGELKHLTTTRHSAALTGLAVAPGADNLILDGGADRSLEEMVAGTARGLLLTCLWYIREVDPATLLLTGLTRDGVYLVEDGEVVGEVNNFRFNESPVGLLGRATEAGRTEKTLPREWSDWFTRAAMPALRVPDFNMSSVSQGV from the coding sequence ATGAGCGCCCGTAGCAACAAGCCGCACGAGGTCGTCGAGCGCGCCCTCGAGCTGTCGCGGGCCGACGGCTGTGTCGTCATCGCCGACGAGCAGTCGACGGCGAACCTGCGCTGGGCGGGCAACGCGCTCACGACCAACGGCGTCACGCGCGGGCGCACGCTCACCGTGATCGCCACGGTCGACGGCAAGGAGGGCACCGCCTCCGGTGTCGTCTCGCGGGCCGCCGTCACCGCGGACGAGCTGGAACCGCTCGTCCGGGCCGCCGAGGCCGCCGCACGCGGTGCGGGCCCCGCCGAGGACGCTCAGCCGCTGGTCACGGGGGTGGCGCAGTCCCCCGAGTTCACGGAGGCGCCCGCCGAGACCTCGTCCGTGGTGTTCGCCGACTTCGCGCCCGCGTTGGGTGAGGCGTTCGCCCGCGCGCGTGCGGGCGGCCGCGAGCTGTACGGGTTCGCCAACCACGAGCTGGTCTCGACGTACCTGGGCACGTCGACCGGGCTGCGGCTGCGGCACGACCAGCCGAACGGGACGCTGGAGCTCAACGCCAAGTCCCCCGACCGTACGCGCTCGGCATGGGCGGGGCGCTCGACCCGGGACTTCAAGGACGTCGACCCGGCGGCGCTCGACGCCGAGCTGGCCGTACGGCTGGGCTGGGCCGAGCGGCGGATCGAGCTGCCCGCCGGGCGGTACGAGACGCTGCTGCCGCCGACCGCGGTGGCCGACCTGATGATCTACCAGCTGTGGTCGGCGTCGGGCCGGGACGCGACCGAGGGCCGGACGGTGTTCTCCCAGCCCGGCGGCGGCACCCGCCTCGGCGAGCGGCTGACCGAGCTGCCGCTGACGCTGCGCAGCGACCCGAACGAGCCGGGCCTGGAGTCGGCGCCGTTCGTCATCGCGCACTCCTCCGGCGGCGACCAGTCGGTCTTCGACAACGGGCTGCCCGTACGGCCCACCGAGTGGATCGGCGGGGGCGAGCTGAAGCACCTGACGACCACCCGGCACAGCGCGGCCCTGACCGGCCTGGCGGTGGCCCCGGGGGCGGACAACCTGATCCTGGACGGCGGCGCGGACCGCTCCCTGGAGGAGATGGTCGCCGGCACCGCGCGCGGGCTGCTGCTGACCTGCCTTTGGTACATCCGCGAGGTCGACCCGGCGACCCTGCTGCTCACCGGGCTGACCCGGGACGGCGTCTACCTCGTCGAGGACGGCGAGGTCGTCGGCGAGGTGAACAACTTCCGGTTCAACGAGTCGCCGGTCGGCCTGCTGGGGCGGGCCACGGAGGCGGGGCGCACGGAAAAGACGCTGCCCCGGGAGTGGAGCGACTGGTTCACTAGGGCTGCGATGCCCGCGCTGAGGGTGCCGGACTTCAATATGAGCTCTGTCAGTCAGGGCGTATAA
- the tyrS gene encoding tyrosine--tRNA ligase, which produces MTDIVDELKWRGLWALSTDEDALRKALADGPVTFYCGFDPTAASLHVGHLVQVLTMRRLQQAGLRPLALVGGATGQIGDPRPTAERTLNDPETVANWVTRLRAQIEPFLSFEGENAAVMVNNLDWTAGLSAIEFLRDIGKHFRVNKMLTKDSVARRLESQEGISYTEFSYQLLQGMDFLELYRRYGCTLQQGGSDQWGNLTAGLDLIHKLEPEAEAHCLATPLMVKADGTKFGKTEGGAVWLDPEMTTPYAFYQFWLNVDDRDISTYMRILSFQSREELEELEKQTEERPQARAAQRALAEELTTLVHGADQTAAVIAASKALFGQGELSDLDERTLAAALSEVPHTQVVEPGLVVDLFAEVGLVASKSAARRTVKEGGAYVNNVKVTAEDAVPVKEDLLHGRWLVLRRGKKNLAAVEVTG; this is translated from the coding sequence GTGACGGACATCGTCGACGAGCTGAAGTGGCGTGGCCTGTGGGCCCTGTCCACTGACGAGGACGCTTTGCGCAAGGCGCTCGCGGACGGTCCCGTCACGTTCTATTGCGGTTTCGACCCCACCGCGGCCAGCCTGCATGTCGGCCACCTCGTGCAGGTCCTCACCATGCGCCGGCTCCAGCAGGCGGGCCTGCGTCCGCTGGCCCTGGTGGGCGGGGCGACCGGCCAGATCGGTGACCCGCGCCCCACGGCGGAGCGCACGCTGAACGACCCGGAGACGGTCGCGAACTGGGTGACCCGGCTGCGCGCGCAGATCGAGCCGTTCCTGTCCTTCGAGGGCGAGAACGCCGCGGTGATGGTGAACAACCTGGACTGGACGGCCGGTCTGTCGGCCATCGAGTTCCTGCGTGACATCGGCAAGCACTTCCGCGTCAACAAGATGCTGACCAAGGACTCGGTCGCCCGGCGGCTGGAGTCCCAGGAGGGCATCAGCTACACGGAGTTCAGCTACCAGCTGCTCCAGGGCATGGACTTCCTGGAGCTGTACCGGCGTTACGGCTGCACGCTCCAGCAGGGTGGCAGCGACCAGTGGGGCAACCTCACGGCGGGCCTGGACCTGATCCACAAGCTGGAGCCCGAGGCCGAGGCGCACTGTCTGGCGACGCCGCTGATGGTCAAGGCGGACGGCACCAAGTTCGGCAAGACCGAGGGCGGCGCCGTCTGGCTCGACCCGGAGATGACGACTCCGTACGCGTTCTACCAGTTCTGGCTGAACGTGGACGACCGGGACATCTCGACGTACATGCGGATCCTGTCCTTCCAGTCCCGCGAGGAGCTCGAGGAGCTGGAGAAGCAGACCGAGGAGCGTCCGCAGGCCCGCGCAGCGCAGCGTGCGCTGGCCGAGGAGCTGACGACGCTGGTGCACGGCGCCGACCAGACGGCCGCGGTGATCGCCGCGTCCAAGGCCCTCTTCGGCCAGGGCGAGCTGAGCGACCTCGACGAGCGGACGCTGGCCGCGGCCCTCTCCGAGGTGCCGCACACCCAGGTCGTCGAGCCCGGCCTCGTCGTGGACCTGTTCGCCGAGGTCGGTCTGGTGGCCAGCAAGTCCGCCGCACGGCGGACGGTGAAGGAGGGCGGGGCCTACGTGAACAACGTCAAGGTCACGGCCGAGGACGCGGTCCCCGTGAAGGAGGACCTCCTGCACGGGCGGTGGCTGGTGCTGCGGCGGGGGAAGAAGAACCTGGCCGCCGTCGAGGTCACCGGCTGA
- a CDS encoding GlsB/YeaQ/YmgE family stress response membrane protein codes for MGWLWAIIVGFVLGLIAKAIIPGKQHSPLWLTTIFGMLGAIAGNAIARGFGVEATSGIDWWRHVFQLVAAIIIVAVGDSLYMATLGKRKQRA; via the coding sequence ATGGGCTGGTTGTGGGCGATCATCGTGGGATTCGTGCTGGGCCTGATCGCGAAGGCGATCATCCCGGGCAAGCAGCACAGCCCGCTCTGGCTGACCACCATCTTCGGCATGCTGGGCGCGATCGCGGGCAATGCGATCGCCCGCGGCTTCGGCGTCGAGGCCACCTCGGGCATCGACTGGTGGCGCCACGTCTTCCAGCTCGTCGCCGCGATCATCATCGTCGCCGTCGGCGACTCGCTCTACATGGCGACGCTGGGCAAGAGAAAGCAGCGGGCCTGA
- a CDS encoding DUF3099 domain-containing protein produces MRKQGGAGNVQVFRITGARQGLQDDVRGRQRRYVISMSVRTVSVILAATLWNVERHVAIVALVLGVVLPYVAVVIANAGRENVPSLPSTFLTVPVRLGAPPTLPAAGEVAGPRAGGDPAEFVPEEPQGEGVAESLREEPAPDPAERRP; encoded by the coding sequence ATGCGGAAGCAGGGTGGCGCCGGGAACGTCCAGGTGTTCCGGATCACCGGTGCGCGGCAGGGTCTCCAGGACGATGTGCGGGGCCGGCAGCGGCGGTACGTCATCTCGATGTCGGTCCGTACGGTGTCGGTGATCCTCGCGGCGACGTTGTGGAACGTGGAACGGCATGTGGCGATCGTGGCGCTGGTCCTGGGGGTGGTTCTCCCTTATGTCGCGGTGGTGATCGCCAACGCCGGGCGGGAGAACGTGCCTTCGCTGCCCTCCACCTTTCTGACCGTGCCGGTGCGACTGGGGGCACCTCCCACGCTTCCGGCAGCGGGGGAGGTCGCTGGGCCGCGAGCCGGGGGCGACCCCGCGGAATTCGTTCCGGAAGAGCCGCAAGGGGAAGGCGTCGCGGAATCCCTCCGGGAGGAGCCGGCGCCCGATCCCGCTGAGCGGCGGCCGTGA
- the moaA gene encoding GTP 3',8-cyclase MoaA: MLIDTYGRVATDLRVSLTDRCNLRCTYCMPEEGLQWLAKPDLLTDDEIVRLIDIAVSTLGIEEVRFTGGEPLLRPGLVGIVERVAALTPRPQMSLTTNGIGLRRTATALKAAGLDRVNVSLDTLRQDVFKSLTRRDRHKDVLEGLEAAREAGLTPVKVNSVLMPGLNADEAPDLLAWAVENDYELRFIEQMPLDAQHGWKREGMVTAGDILASLRTRFDLTPEARDERGSAPAERWLVDGGPHRVGVIASVTRPFCAACDRTRLTADGQVRTCLFAREETDLRAALRSGAPDEEIARIWRLAMWGKKAGAGLDDPSFVQPDRPMSAIGG; this comes from the coding sequence GTGCTCATCGACACCTACGGCCGCGTGGCCACCGACCTGAGGGTCTCGCTGACCGACCGGTGCAACCTGCGCTGTACGTACTGCATGCCCGAAGAGGGCCTGCAGTGGCTGGCCAAGCCCGACCTCCTCACGGACGACGAGATCGTCCGCCTGATCGACATAGCGGTCTCCACGCTCGGCATCGAGGAAGTCCGCTTCACCGGCGGCGAGCCTCTGCTGCGCCCAGGTCTGGTCGGCATCGTCGAGCGCGTCGCGGCCCTGACCCCCCGCCCCCAGATGTCCCTGACGACGAACGGCATCGGCCTGCGCCGCACCGCCACGGCACTGAAGGCGGCGGGCCTGGACCGGGTCAACGTCTCCCTCGACACCTTGCGTCAGGACGTCTTCAAGTCCCTCACCCGCCGGGACCGCCACAAGGACGTCCTCGAAGGCCTCGAAGCCGCCCGTGAGGCAGGCCTGACCCCGGTGAAGGTCAACTCGGTCCTGATGCCGGGCCTGAACGCGGACGAAGCCCCGGACCTGCTGGCCTGGGCCGTCGAGAACGACTACGAGCTCCGCTTCATCGAGCAGATGCCCCTGGACGCGCAACACGGCTGGAAGCGCGAGGGCATGGTCACGGCAGGCGACATCCTGGCCTCCCTGCGCACCCGCTTCGACCTCACCCCCGAGGCCCGGGACGAACGGGGCTCGGCCCCGGCCGAACGCTGGCTGGTGGACGGCGGCCCGCACCGCGTCGGCGTCATCGCCTCCGTCACCCGCCCGTTCTGCGCCGCCTGCGACCGCACCCGCCTCACCGCCGACGGCCAGGTCCGCACCTGCCTCTTCGCGCGCGAGGAGACCGACCTGCGAGCGGCCCTGCGCTCCGGCGCCCCCGACGAGGAGATTGCCCGCATCTGGCGCCTGGCGATGTGGGGCAAGAAGGCGGGCGCAGGCTTGGACGACCCGAGCTTCGTGCAGCCCGACCGCCCGATGTCTGCAATCGGGGGCTAG
- a CDS encoding solute symporter family protein encodes MSPAQHTTLLAAGEAGEHRTLIIILFSVFVAATLVITVWAGRQTKDAADFYAGGRQFTGFQNGLAVSGDYMSAASFLGIAGAIALFGYDGFLYSIGFLVAWLVALLLVAEPLRNSGRYTMGDVLAYRMRQRPVRTAAGTSTIVVSIFYLLAQMAGAGVLVSLLLGITSDGGKIGIVALVGVLMIVYVTIGGMKGTTWVQMVKAVLLIAGALLLTFLVLLKFDFNVSDLLGSAADNSGKGAAFLEPGLKYGATGTTKLDFISLGIALVLGTAGLPHILIRFYTVPTAKAARKSVIWAIGLIGAFYLMTLALGFGAAALIKPDEIIASNKAGNTAAPLLALHLGGVDSNWGAILLATISAVAFATILAVVAGLTLASSSSFAHDIYANVIKRGQASEKQEMTAARYATVGIGAVSILLGALARDLNVAGLVALAFAVAASANLPTILYSLFWKRFTTSGALWSIYGGLTTAVGLVLFSPVVSGKPTSMFPDVDFHWFPLENPGLISIPVGFLLGIVGTLLSKEEPDKDKYAELEVRSLTGTGAH; translated from the coding sequence ATGAGCCCCGCACAGCACACCACCCTGCTCGCCGCCGGTGAGGCCGGCGAGCACCGCACGCTGATCATCATCTTGTTCTCGGTGTTCGTCGCCGCGACCCTCGTCATCACCGTCTGGGCCGGCCGCCAGACCAAGGACGCCGCCGACTTCTACGCCGGCGGCCGCCAGTTCACCGGCTTCCAGAACGGCCTCGCCGTCTCCGGCGACTACATGTCCGCCGCGTCCTTCCTCGGCATCGCGGGCGCCATCGCCCTCTTCGGCTACGACGGCTTCCTGTACTCCATCGGCTTCCTGGTCGCCTGGCTGGTCGCCCTGCTCCTGGTCGCCGAGCCGCTGCGCAACTCCGGCCGCTACACCATGGGCGACGTCCTGGCGTACCGCATGCGTCAGCGCCCGGTCCGCACGGCCGCCGGCACCTCCACCATCGTCGTCTCGATCTTCTACCTGCTGGCCCAGATGGCGGGCGCGGGCGTCCTGGTCTCGCTCCTCCTCGGCATCACCAGCGACGGCGGCAAGATCGGCATCGTCGCCCTGGTCGGCGTCCTGATGATCGTCTACGTGACGATCGGCGGCATGAAGGGCACCACCTGGGTCCAGATGGTCAAGGCGGTCCTGCTCATCGCGGGCGCCCTGCTGCTCACCTTCCTGGTCCTGCTGAAGTTCGACTTCAACGTCTCCGACCTGCTCGGCTCGGCCGCCGACAACAGCGGAAAGGGCGCGGCCTTCCTGGAGCCCGGCCTGAAGTACGGCGCCACGGGCACCACCAAGCTGGACTTCATCTCCCTCGGCATCGCCCTGGTCCTGGGCACCGCCGGCCTGCCGCACATCCTGATCCGCTTCTACACCGTGCCCACCGCCAAGGCCGCCCGTAAGTCGGTCATCTGGGCCATCGGCCTGATCGGCGCCTTCTACCTGATGACCCTCGCCCTCGGCTTCGGCGCCGCCGCCCTGATCAAGCCGGACGAGATCATCGCGTCCAACAAGGCCGGCAACACGGCCGCCCCCCTGCTCGCCCTCCATCTCGGCGGCGTCGACTCCAACTGGGGCGCGATCCTGCTGGCCACCATCTCGGCGGTCGCCTTCGCCACGATCCTCGCGGTCGTCGCGGGCCTCACCCTGGCCTCGTCCTCGTCCTTCGCCCACGACATCTACGCCAACGTCATCAAGAGGGGCCAGGCCTCCGAGAAGCAGGAGATGACCGCGGCCCGCTACGCCACGGTCGGCATCGGCGCCGTCTCCATCCTCCTGGGCGCCCTCGCCCGCGATCTGAACGTGGCCGGACTGGTCGCCCTCGCCTTCGCGGTCGCCGCCTCCGCCAACCTGCCCACGATCCTCTACAGCCTCTTCTGGAAGCGGTTCACCACCTCCGGAGCCCTGTGGTCGATCTACGGCGGCCTGACGACCGCAGTCGGCCTGGTGCTGTTCTCGCCCGTCGTCTCCGGCAAGCCCACCTCGATGTTCCCGGACGTCGACTTCCACTGGTTCCCGCTGGAGAACCCCGGCCTCATCTCGATCCCGGTCGGCTTCCTGCTGGGCATCGTCGGCACCCTCCTGTCGAAGGAGGAGCCCGACAAGGACAAGTACGCCGAGCTGGAGGTCCGCTCCCTGACCGGCACCGGAGCCCACTGA
- a CDS encoding DUF485 domain-containing protein — MATETPPPSKASPQLPSSEEFVAVQESAEFGELRSSYRNFAFPLTVAFIAWYLLYVLLSNYAGDFMGTKLFGNFNVAMTLGLAQFLTTFLIAWWYARTAAARFDPKAEAIKSRMEGGA, encoded by the coding sequence GTGGCCACCGAGACACCGCCCCCCTCGAAAGCCTCCCCCCAACTCCCCTCCAGCGAGGAGTTCGTCGCGGTGCAGGAGAGCGCGGAATTCGGTGAACTGCGCAGCTCCTACCGCAACTTCGCGTTCCCGCTGACCGTCGCCTTCATCGCCTGGTACCTGCTGTACGTCCTGCTGTCCAACTACGCGGGCGATTTCATGGGCACCAAGCTCTTCGGCAACTTCAACGTGGCCATGACCCTGGGCCTCGCCCAGTTCCTCACCACGTTCCTCATCGCCTGGTGGTACGCGCGGACCGCCGCCGCACGGTTCGACCCCAAGGCCGAGGCCATCAAGTCCCGGATGGAGGGCGGCGCATGA
- a CDS encoding S8 family serine peptidase, which yields MAHLPSRRRLALAVPVVLSLTASLGFLPTAASAAPATTSTTQTADAGTLAYVVNTKVDHRTIESVKKAIAAADGTVVATYDKIGVIVVHSANPDFGARIRAVRGVQSAGATRTAPLSAAGTTDEGAAQVLSKAEAAKIEKASDAAGQSEPLEADQWDLRAIGADKAAGINPGSKKVTVAVIDTGVDDTHPDLAPNFSASQSANCVGGVADTSEGAWRPYTAEDYHGTHVAGEIAAARNGIGVAGVAPGVKVAGIKVSDPKDGLFYPENVVCAFVFAADHGVEVTNNSYYVDPWLYNCMDDPDQKAIVDAVNRAQLYAQKKGTLNVASAGNSNHDLDSDALEDASSPDDSTPVTRTVDPHECFDVPTQLPGVVTVSATGVKGTKSYYSSYGLGVVDVAAPGGDKYQIPDTPSANGRILSTLPNNTYGFLQGTSMASPHVAGVAALLKSTHPWATPAQLQALLKLQADSTACPAEPYDGNGDGVVDATCVGGKRVNGFFGFGVVNALKAVKK from the coding sequence ATGGCTCATCTGCCTTCCAGACGCCGCCTCGCTCTCGCGGTGCCCGTCGTGCTGTCGCTGACCGCCTCCCTCGGCTTCCTTCCGACGGCGGCCTCCGCGGCCCCTGCCACGACCTCCACCACCCAGACGGCCGACGCCGGAACCCTGGCGTACGTCGTCAACACGAAGGTGGACCACCGCACGATCGAGTCGGTGAAGAAGGCGATCGCCGCGGCCGACGGCACCGTCGTCGCGACGTACGACAAGATCGGCGTGATCGTCGTGCACTCGGCGAACCCCGACTTCGGCGCGCGGATACGCGCGGTGCGCGGCGTGCAGTCGGCGGGTGCGACCCGTACCGCGCCGCTGAGCGCCGCCGGGACCACCGACGAGGGCGCGGCGCAGGTCCTGTCGAAGGCGGAGGCCGCGAAGATCGAGAAGGCCTCCGACGCGGCGGGCCAGAGCGAGCCGCTCGAGGCCGACCAGTGGGACCTGCGGGCGATCGGTGCCGACAAGGCCGCCGGGATCAACCCGGGCAGCAAGAAGGTGACGGTCGCCGTCATCGACACCGGCGTGGACGACACCCACCCGGACCTCGCGCCGAACTTCTCCGCGTCCCAGTCGGCGAACTGCGTCGGTGGTGTCGCGGACACCAGCGAGGGCGCCTGGCGTCCGTACACCGCCGAGGACTACCACGGCACCCACGTCGCCGGTGAGATCGCCGCGGCCCGCAACGGCATCGGTGTGGCGGGCGTCGCGCCCGGCGTGAAGGTCGCCGGCATCAAGGTGAGCGACCCCAAGGACGGCCTCTTCTACCCGGAGAACGTCGTCTGCGCCTTCGTGTTCGCCGCCGACCACGGCGTCGAGGTCACGAACAACAGCTACTACGTCGACCCGTGGCTGTACAACTGCATGGACGACCCCGACCAGAAGGCCATCGTCGACGCGGTCAACAGGGCCCAGCTGTACGCCCAGAAGAAGGGCACGCTCAACGTCGCCTCGGCGGGCAACTCCAACCACGACCTGGACTCCGACGCCCTGGAAGACGCCAGCAGCCCCGACGACTCCACGCCGGTGACGCGGACGGTCGACCCGCACGAGTGCTTCGACGTGCCGACCCAGCTGCCGGGCGTCGTCACGGTGAGCGCCACGGGTGTCAAGGGCACCAAGTCGTACTACTCCAGCTACGGTCTGGGCGTCGTCGACGTCGCGGCTCCGGGCGGCGACAAGTACCAGATCCCCGACACCCCGTCGGCCAACGGGCGCATCCTGTCGACGCTGCCGAACAACACGTACGGCTTCCTTCAGGGCACCTCGATGGCGTCCCCGCACGTCGCCGGTGTGGCCGCGCTGCTGAAGTCGACGCACCCGTGGGCGACCCCGGCCCAGTTGCAGGCGCTGCTCAAGCTGCAGGCCGACAGCACGGCCTGCCCGGCCGAGCCGTACGACGGCAACGGTGACGGCGTCGTGGACGCGACGTGCGTGGGCGGCAAGCGCGTCAACGGCTTCTTCGGCTTCGGTGTCGTCAACGCGCTGAAGGCCGTGAAGAAGTAG
- a CDS encoding CoA transferase codes for MTDIKLTWSALGGDPALLPRVSTVVREGALQGRLPVRELARACVGACALAGAELGARRAGLAEVPGVRVDDGAVATAFTSERQVLVDGRAPVAFAPLSRFWRTADGWVRTHANYRHHRARLLKALDLPANPEDTAPAAVAAALAERSALSVEDAVYAAGGLAVALRTPGQWAAHEQAAAVAARPLVERGRLDGARARAFTPLDGTPLFPAAGLRVLDLTRVLAGPVATRTLALLGADVLRLDAPHLPELPDLHADTDFGKRSALLDLVADRRAFEELLAAADVVVTGYRPGALDRFGLSPEALAERRPGLVVAQVSAWGAYGPWGGRRGFDSLVQAATGIATVEGSAERPGALPAQALDHGTGYLLAAAVLRALTEQSYDGGSRYVRLALARTAAWLTEGAGGGRRVGVGEGDDVGADEGDGVRMGEREGKGITKEEERAVSGEMPGEAYGSPSPWLAETDSGIGRLRYALPAVSFDGCPGDWTRPPGAWGADPACWL; via the coding sequence ATGACTGATATCAAGTTGACCTGGTCTGCGTTGGGCGGCGATCCCGCTCTTCTCCCGCGGGTGTCGACCGTGGTGCGGGAAGGCGCTCTCCAGGGGCGCCTTCCCGTGCGGGAGCTGGCGCGGGCCTGTGTGGGCGCATGTGCTCTGGCCGGCGCCGAGCTGGGGGCGCGTCGGGCCGGACTCGCGGAAGTGCCCGGGGTGCGGGTGGACGACGGGGCGGTGGCCACCGCGTTCACCAGCGAGCGCCAGGTGCTGGTCGACGGGCGGGCGCCGGTCGCCTTCGCCCCGCTGTCACGGTTCTGGCGCACGGCCGACGGATGGGTGCGCACCCACGCCAACTACCGCCACCATCGCGCGCGGCTGCTGAAGGCCCTGGACCTGCCCGCGAACCCCGAGGACACCGCCCCGGCCGCCGTGGCGGCGGCGCTCGCCGAGCGCTCCGCCCTGAGCGTGGAGGACGCGGTGTACGCCGCCGGGGGCCTGGCTGTCGCCTTGCGCACACCCGGGCAATGGGCCGCTCACGAACAGGCGGCCGCGGTCGCCGCTCGCCCCCTGGTCGAGCGGGGCCGACTGGACGGGGCACGCGCGCGTGCGTTCACGCCACTGGACGGCACCCCCCTGTTCCCCGCAGCCGGGCTGCGCGTCCTGGACCTGACCCGGGTCCTCGCCGGGCCGGTCGCCACCCGCACCCTCGCGCTGCTGGGCGCGGACGTCCTGCGCCTCGACGCACCCCACCTGCCCGAGCTTCCCGACCTGCACGCCGACACGGACTTCGGCAAGCGCTCGGCGCTGCTGGACCTGGTGGCGGACCGGCGCGCCTTCGAGGAGTTGCTCGCGGCGGCGGACGTCGTGGTCACGGGTTACCGGCCGGGCGCCCTGGACCGCTTCGGCCTCTCCCCCGAGGCACTGGCCGAACGCCGGCCCGGGCTGGTCGTGGCGCAGGTGTCCGCGTGGGGCGCGTACGGGCCGTGGGGCGGGCGGCGCGGCTTCGACAGCCTGGTGCAGGCGGCCACCGGCATCGCGACCGTCGAGGGCTCGGCCGAGCGGCCCGGCGCGCTGCCCGCGCAGGCCCTCGACCACGGCACCGGCTACCTGCTGGCGGCGGCCGTGCTGCGGGCACTGACCGAGCAGTCGTACGACGGCGGCAGCCGGTACGTGCGGCTGGCGCTGGCACGGACGGCGGCATGGCTGACCGAGGGTGCCGGCGGGGGGCGACGCGTCGGGGTGGGCGAAGGGGACGACGTCGGGGCGGACGAAGGGGACGGCGTCCGGATGGGCGAAAGGGAGGGCAAAGGGATCACCAAGGAGGAGGAACGGGCGGTGAGCGGCGAGATGCCCGGCGAGGCCTACGGGAGCCCGTCGCCCTGGCTCGCGGAGACCGACAGCGGTATCGGGCGGCTGCGGTACGCCCTTCCGGCGGTGTCGTTCGACGGTTGCCCCGGCGACTGGACGCGCCCGCCGGGGGCCTGGGGGGCCGATCCGGCGTGCTGGCTCTGA
- a CDS encoding copper resistance D family protein: protein MALIRPTEATDSARRTGPGRAVALLVLVGLGALIPLLGPSVAAHGTGESAAADSGAVALLRAVLFAALCVQVGELFVSGLVRRLPAAQSGRPGSWAPYAAVVGFAAAAAAGELAPHGHGSRGGVLALLEAIAFAVAGLCALSPRPDRQAWPLAAVVLAEALRAHPPTEHTPLIGSGLTVVHLTCSALWAGGLLTVLRTLRQWGGAEAGSALLGLYARVAAVLFAGVTATGLCSSLRRMPSPTVLDQLTTTAYGRVLLAKVLLVGAVALLALWARTRLRRAPDPLAACFPARVEIATLGVVVAVSGLLTALPLPIKG from the coding sequence ATGGCCCTCATACGACCGACCGAAGCAACCGACTCCGCACGCCGTACCGGCCCAGGCCGGGCCGTGGCGCTGCTCGTCCTGGTGGGGCTCGGGGCGCTGATCCCCCTGCTCGGCCCGTCCGTCGCCGCGCATGGCACCGGGGAGTCCGCTGCCGCGGACTCCGGCGCGGTCGCGCTGTTGCGGGCGGTGCTGTTCGCGGCGTTGTGCGTCCAGGTGGGCGAGCTGTTCGTGAGCGGACTCGTCCGACGGCTGCCCGCCGCCCAGTCCGGTCGGCCGGGCAGCTGGGCGCCGTACGCGGCCGTCGTGGGGTTCGCCGCCGCGGCGGCGGCCGGAGAGCTTGCGCCGCACGGCCACGGCTCGCGGGGCGGGGTCCTCGCGCTGCTGGAGGCGATCGCGTTCGCCGTGGCCGGGCTGTGCGCGCTCTCGCCCCGGCCGGACCGTCAGGCGTGGCCGCTCGCGGCGGTCGTCCTGGCGGAGGCGCTGCGCGCGCATCCGCCGACCGAGCACACGCCGCTGATCGGCTCCGGACTGACGGTCGTGCACCTGACGTGCTCGGCGCTGTGGGCCGGCGGACTGCTGACCGTGCTCCGCACGCTGCGGCAATGGGGCGGCGCCGAGGCGGGGTCCGCGCTGCTCGGGCTCTACGCGCGCGTGGCGGCCGTCCTGTTCGCCGGGGTCACCGCCACCGGGCTGTGCAGCTCGCTGCGCCGGATGCCGTCGCCGACGGTGCTCGACCAGCTGACGACGACGGCGTACGGGCGCGTGCTGCTCGCCAAGGTGCTCCTCGTCGGCGCGGTCGCCCTGCTCGCCCTGTGGGCGCGGACCCGGCTGCGCCGGGCCCCCGACCCGCTGGCCGCCTGCTTCCCCGCGCGCGTGGAGATCGCCACGCTGGGTGTGGTGGTCGCGGTGTCGGGGTTGTTGACGGCGTTGCCGCTGCCCATCAAGGGTTGA